The Vitis riparia cultivar Riparia Gloire de Montpellier isolate 1030 chromosome 10, EGFV_Vit.rip_1.0, whole genome shotgun sequence genome includes a region encoding these proteins:
- the LOC117923262 gene encoding protein STIG1-like: protein MAMKLLKLLFILSITTSTVSAASSGNENNEDNSIVGVAWSADENKEDSAVESHLALPESPESYIALPEGEETTSSDGTSDFMFQNKHLTCDKFPPICRRKSSPGPDCCKKKCVNIGKDPNNCGGCGRKCKHGDICCRGHCVNPSVDPLNCGRCGKKCKKWETCLYGMCSYA from the coding sequence atggccaTGAAGCTGCTAAAACTCCTCTTCATACTCTCCATCACCACCTCCACTGTTTCTGCAGCATCGAGTGGCAATGAAAACAACGAAGACAACTCCATTGTTGGAGTAGCATGGAGTGCTGATGAAAACAAGGAAGACTCAGCTGTGGAAAGCCACTTAGCATTGCCTGAAAGCCCAGAAAGCTACATAGCATTGCCTGAAGGCGAAGAAACAACTTCTTCAGATGGGACTAGTGACTTCATGTTTCAGAACAAGCACTTGACCTGTGATAAGTTTCCACCGATTTGTCGTCGGAAGTCCAGCCCTGGTCCAGATTGCTGCAAGAAGAAATGCGTAAACATAGGGAAGGATCCAAATAACTGTGGAGGGTGCGGCCGCAAGTGCAAACACGGCGATATCTGCTGCCGCGGGCACTGCGTGAACCCCTCTGTGGATCCATTGAACTGCGGTAGGTGCGGCAAGAAGTGCAAGAAGTGGGAGACATGTCTTTACGGGATGTGCAGTTATGCATGA
- the LOC117923263 gene encoding protein STIG1-like produces MAMKLLKLLFILSITTVSAASSGNENNEDNSIVGAAWSADENKEDSAVESHLALPESPESYIALPEGEETTSSDGTSDFMFQNKHLTCDKFPPICRRKSSPGPDCCKKKCVNIGKDPNNCGGCGRKCKHGDICCRGHCVNPSVDPLNCGRCGKKCKKWETCLYGMCSYA; encoded by the coding sequence ATGGCCATGAAGCTGCTAAAACTCCTCTTCATACTCTCCATCACCACTGTTTCTGCAGCATCGAGTGGCAATGAAAACAACGAAGACAACTCCATTGTTGGAGCAGCATGGAGTGCTGATGAAAACAAGGAAGACTCAGCTGTGGAAAGCCACTTAGCATTGCCTGAAAGCCCAGAAAGCTACATAGCATTGCCTGAAGGCGAAGAAACAACTTCTTCAGATGGGACTAGTGACTTCATGTTTCAGAACAAGCACTTGACCTGTGATAAGTTTCCACCGATTTGTCGTCGGAAGTCCAGCCCTGGTCCAGATTGCTGCAAGAAGAAATGCGTAAACATAGGGAAGGATCCAAATAACTGTGGAGGGTGCGGCCGCAAGTGCAAACACGGCGATATCTGCTGCCGCGGGCACTGCGTGAACCCCTCTGTGGATCCATTGAACTGCGGTAGGTGCGGCAAGAAGTGCAAGAAGTGGGAGACATGTCTTTACGGGATGTGCAGTTATGCATGA